In the Corynebacterium jeikeium genome, GGCTACTTTTAATCGAACCTTCACCTTGAGTCCACCGGACAGCAGTGGCACCCCTTCCGGCACCCCGCTACACACCGCCGGCGAAGCCCAACTGGCGCCACGCTTCGTAGGCTGCCACTGCTGCTGCGTTCGATAGGTTCATAGACCGCCGCCCCGGCAGCATCGGGATGCGTACCTTCGCCGTCACCCGCGGGTCGGCCAGCACCTCGTCGGCCAGGCCAGTCGGCTCCGGGCCGAAGAGCAGCACGTCACCAGGCTGGTAGTCCACCTCCGTAAACCACGTGCCCGTCTGCGCAGTAAAGGCGAACACCCGCCCCGAGCCGCGCGCCGGATCAGTCACGTGGGCCAGCGCCTCATCAATCCCCTCGTGGACGTGCACGTCTGCCAGTTCGTGGTAATCCAGCCCCGCCCGGCGCACGTGCTTGTCGTCGAACTTGAAGGCCAGCGGCCCAGCCAGGTGCAGCGAAGCCCCCGTGCCCGCGCACATGCGGATGGCGTTGCCCGTGTTCGGGGGGATCTCCGGGCGGTCGAAGACTACGT is a window encoding:
- a CDS encoding tRNA (cytidine(34)-2'-O)-methyltransferase, with protein sequence MTSENQFAGVNPPLHVVFDRPEIPPNTGNAIRMCAGTGASLHLAGPLAFKFDDKHVRRAGLDYHELADVHVHEGIDEALAHVTDPARGSGRVFAFTAQTGTWFTEVDYQPGDVLLFGPEPTGLADEVLADPRVTAKVRIPMLPGRRSMNLSNAAAVAAYEAWRQLGFAGGV